CGACGTACCAAGACCAGCAGACCACCGTCTCCATCCAGGTCTTTGAAGGTGAGCGAAGTCTCACCAAGGACTGCAGGCTGCTCGGGAACTTCGACCTCACCGGAATCCCACCGGCTCCTAGAGGAACACCTCAAATCGAGGTGACGTTTGAAGTAGACGCCAACGGTATCCTGAACGTGAAAGCAGAGGACAAGGCGAGTGGTAAATCAGAGAAGATCACAATCACAAACGAGAAGGGGCGTCTGAGCCAGGAAGAGATCGACCGGATGGTGAAGGAGGCAGAGGAGTTTGCGGAGGAAGACAAGAAGGTGAAGGAGAGAATCGACGCGAGGAACAGCCTTGAGACATACGTGTACAACATGAAGAACCAAGTGAACGACAAGGACAAGCTTGCAGAAAAACTGGAAGCCGACGAGAAGGAGAAGATTGAAGCAGCGACGAAAGAagcattggagtggcttgacgAGAACCAAAACTCGGAGAAGGAAGAGTATGACGAGAAGTTGAAGGAAGTAGAGGCAGTGTGTAACCCAATCATCACTGCTGTTTACCAGAGGTCAGGTGGTGCACCAGGCGGTGCGGGTGGAGAATCAGCGACCGAGGAGGAAGATGAGTCTCATGATGAGCTCTAAGTTAAGttgcctgttttttttttcttgttaatttgttttaaagCCAACCACTCGTTAGAAGTTTTGAGGACAAAGAAGAATAGAACTCTTTTTATACATGTTTTatatttgggaattttttttacaatgaatgaatgatttgcCTTCTTGTCTGAAGATAAGCTGCTCGTTTCCGACAGTGCACGCTTCTGAAAACAAGAGAAGCAAGCAAGCTTTGATAGTGTGACATCGTAACCAGATTCCTGTAGGAGAATCTAATATGAAATCTAAGTTTAATGCTCATACCGTTGGTTAATTAATCTCATGGAGTAGAGTTATTAGTTTATTACACGGTTCTAGTGGCGCAAGCATGATCTGTAAGAAAAGTAAACGCCACGTCAGCTAAGTTAAGTGCAAAATGGGAAAAGAATCTAAAGATCCTTTTAAGATGGAAGGAACATTCGTTCTTACACGTTCTCGTTAGGGTAAAGCTATTATTAACCTTCAAGCCGCTTCTTcgctctatctctctctctctctctatctctgcAATGGCAAGAGTACTGCGCGTGGCGAGATCCTCCTCCCTCTTTGGCCTCGGAAGCCGATTCTACTCCACCCCAGCAGAAGTTAGCCACGGCGGAGGAGCTAGCAGGGTTCTTGCCAAGGATAGGAACGTGCAGTGGGTGTTCCTAGGGTGTCCCGGCGTCGGCAAAGGCACGTACGCTAGCAGACTGTCGACCCTTCTCGGTGTTCCTCACATCGCCACCGGAGATCTTGTACGCGAGGAGCTAGCTTCCTCCGGTCCTCTCTCCCGACAGGTGCCATCACTTTTGTCTTTCCATTTCCGTCTCTTCTATGTTCCATTGTGATTAAAATTTACGTTCTTTTTAGCAAATCGGGTTTCATTTCTTATTGTTGATTGGATCTGTTGACTTTCACCTATCTTCGAACAGATCTAATGAACTTAAGTCCATTGTGTCGTGTATCTGTGTCTCTTGTAATGGTTCTGAGCTCCACTTTTACTTTGATGCAGCTATCAGAGATTGTAAACCAAGGAAAGCTTGTGTCTGATGAGATCATAGTAAACTTATTATCAGAGAGACTTGAGGCTGGTGAAGCCAAAGGTGAATCTGGTTTCATTCTCGATGGCTTTCCTCGAACCATGAGACAAGCTGTAAGTAAACTCACACATCTATAAGCCATATTCGAGCATTGTAAATAATGTTTTCTGTTGTCTTTTTGCTTCAGGAAATACTTGGAGACGTAACCGACATCGATCTAGTGGTGAATTTGAAGCTGCCTGAGGAAGTTTTGGTTGACAAGTGCCTTGGGAGGAGAACTTGTAATCAATGTGGCAAAGGTTTCAATGTAGCTCACATCAACTTAAAGGGTGAGAATGGGAAACCTACAATCAGCATGGATCCGCTTCTCCCTCCGCCTCGGTGTATGTCAAAGCTCATCACTCGAGCTGACGATACTGAAGAGGTTGTGAAAGCAAGGCTTCGTATTTACAATGAAACCGTAAGATCCCTCTCGATCTTGTAGATGAGCTTTCACTTGATGATACAAGTGATCATtagtattatttgtttgttttttttaatgcagAGCCAGCCTCTTGAAGAATACTACCGTAGCAAAGGGAAGCTGATGGAGTTTGACTTACCTGGAGGCATCCCTGAGTCATGGCCAAGGCTATTAGAAGCCTTAAGGCTTGATGATTACGAGGAGAAACAATCTGCCGCGGCATAGTTCACCCcggtatttaaatttttttgcatGTGGAAGACATATGCCTAATCAATTTTGTGTTGGAAATAAAAGATTGTTTTTCTTATACCTCTCAGTGGAGAATAATCATACACACTTTGCAAACTATTATCATGATTGTTTATGAGTTTGCTCTAGTTACAGCCTTACAGGAATGTATTAATACTTCTACACTACTTGTTATGCATAGTTATGCTCGTGTGATCATCATGTTTGTTGTTGGATGTGTTAATATTTTGCGGCTGGCCGAGCTGGCTGGTTAAAGGACACAACCAGACAGTAAAGTAAAACAGCCGCATACAGTAAAGTTTTAGTGGAACGTATAACCAGCTCCTGTCTGTCCTAGAATTGGCGGTTTGGGATAGAACTGTTCCTTACATTCTAAAATTTTCCGTGGAACTGATGATGCTAATTATCAgtatttgtgtattatttgCTATGTTACACCTCAAGGCCACGTTCCATGATTCTTCTAGTCTGATAATCAAATACTTCATATCTTGGACTGCGGAAATCAGAATCAATTAGCCTGGCACAGCCTATCACAAGTTAAATCACAGTAACCATTAACCAGCATGTACTTGAGAAGTCTCTCCCATAAATACTGAACTCAATCACTGGTCATGGCTTGAAGCCTTGAACACATATCAAACAAGATATTCCCGGTATGTACACAACCAGACAGTAAAGTAAAGCTATAATTTCTGTAACCAGAAGCTGGGTTGTCCAGATGGACTACCGAAGTTCCATTCGGTTCGACCAAGATATAATCTAATAGTACAAAATGAAATGAGATGATACTGAATGATAAAACAATAGTAATAACATAGAGGATTGGATAGAAACATAGAATCAAACTGTTGATCGTGTGACACTCTAATCAATCGATGATCAAAGTGGATTAAGATAATGTTTCGCTTGCTGGTTGTGtaactttttcaaatttggcaAATGAACGTGATGAATGGATCGAGGACCCCGCAAAGATCTATGGAAAGAATCCTTGATAAGTTAGGTTGTTCCAAATCTGCTTTTCATGAACCCAAAAGACTTAAACAATagttttgacaaaaatataaaaacagatAATTCATTAATACTTTTTAAGGTGGGTTTGCTTGTACTTCCACTTTAATAGGGCGTTTTGCATTGTACTTCCAACTTTCTACAATCTATTTTTGGCTCTTTGACAAGAACAAGTGTATCATATCCGAGTAATGAGATGGTAAGGATGTCACACAACCAAAGGTTACCTCTGTGTTGGCGGACTTAAATTGTCAAGGATTCAAAATTGTCTTGGGGTTGTTTTTGGTCAGAAACTAAGATAATCAAAGGTGCGTAGTTCTTCTTTTTGGGCAGTGTACACTCCTTGATTTCTTGTATCTATTTCACTTTCTCTTGGACAACACGAATATATTAATCATGTTGGGGTTATAAGAACATAATAACGTAAAGTGAAATTTATCTCATGGTAAAATGACAATTTCaacaaattaatgaaatagGAGGAGGGAtagtgagatttttttttttcttcggaGGGATAGTGAGATTTGAGAGG
The window above is part of the Brassica napus cultivar Da-Ae chromosome C3, Da-Ae, whole genome shotgun sequence genome. Proteins encoded here:
- the LOC106441072 gene encoding adenylate kinase 1, chloroplastic, which translates into the protein MARVLRVARSSSLFGLGSRFYSTPAEVSHGGGASRVLAKDRNVQWVFLGCPGVGKGTYASRLSTLLGVPHIATGDLVREELASSGPLSRQLSEIVNQGKLVSDEIIVNLLSERLEAGEAKGESGFILDGFPRTMRQAEILGDVTDIDLVVNLKLPEEVLVDKCLGRRTCNQCGKGFNVAHINLKGENGKPTISMDPLLPPPRCMSKLITRADDTEEVVKARLRIYNETSQPLEEYYRSKGKLMEFDLPGGIPESWPRLLEALRLDDYEEKQSAAA